From the genome of Limisalsivibrio acetivorans, one region includes:
- the trmB gene encoding tRNA (guanosine(46)-N7)-methyltransferase TrmB, whose protein sequence is MERFQKYSHGGGFEDYERLKPSDFFGNDAPFNVEIGIGNGEFIAGYAEKNPDQNYLGFEVMKRIFNRAVKRAGKLEQSNVRLIHFDATFFVTILEDECVDNFYVNFPDPWPKKRHKKRRLLKTEFIELLTSKLKPGGSLYMATDQADYAQEIMENLKPLDSLETAFDTVCVNELVDYLPTKYYRKFADENGVFFFRMVKKG, encoded by the coding sequence GTGGAACGTTTTCAGAAGTACAGCCACGGCGGCGGTTTCGAGGATTACGAAAGGCTTAAACCCTCGGATTTCTTCGGGAACGATGCCCCCTTTAATGTTGAGATAGGTATAGGCAACGGCGAGTTCATCGCAGGGTATGCGGAAAAAAACCCGGACCAGAACTACCTCGGCTTCGAGGTTATGAAGCGGATCTTCAACCGTGCCGTTAAGCGTGCGGGTAAGCTCGAGCAGAGCAACGTCCGGCTCATCCATTTCGATGCAACGTTCTTCGTTACCATCCTTGAGGATGAATGCGTTGATAACTTCTATGTTAATTTCCCCGATCCCTGGCCCAAGAAAAGGCACAAGAAGCGCAGGCTCCTGAAAACGGAGTTCATAGAACTGCTCACATCCAAGCTTAAGCCCGGCGGGAGCCTCTATATGGCCACCGATCAGGCGGACTATGCCCAGGAGATCATGGAGAATCTTAAACCCTTGGACTCCCTTGAGACAGCCTTTGACACCGTTTGTGTGAACGAACTGGTGGATTATCTTCCCACAAAGTATTATCGTAAGTTTGCAGACGAAAACGGCGTATTCTTCTTCCGCATGGTGAAGAAGGGCTGA
- a CDS encoding DUF1858 domain-containing protein, which produces MEITKKTIIADVLRHNPKTSEVFEKYNMGCVSCMGVANESIEKGCLMHGLDVEEVLADLKNFLNSSNS; this is translated from the coding sequence ATGGAGATCACTAAAAAAACTATAATTGCAGATGTGCTTAGACATAACCCGAAGACCTCTGAGGTTTTCGAAAAATACAATATGGGATGCGTAAGCTGCATGGGTGTGGCAAACGAGAGTATCGAGAAGGGCTGCCTTATGCACGGGCTCGATGTTGAAGAGGTGCTTGCGGATCTTAAAAATTTCCTGAACTCTTCAAATTCCTGA
- the rpmB gene encoding 50S ribosomal protein L28, whose product MAKRCDICGKGPMFGHTVSHAHNVSRRVFYPNVHRMRIVQDGSVVRKKVCTKCLKAGKVEKA is encoded by the coding sequence ATGGCGAAAAGATGCGACATATGCGGCAAAGGCCCCATGTTTGGACATACAGTCAGCCACGCACACAACGTATCCAGAAGGGTATTCTACCCTAACGTGCACAGGATGAGAATCGTTCAGGACGGCTCCGTTGTGAGAAAGAAGGTCTGCACCAAGTGCCTTAAAGCCGGCAAAGTAGAGAAAGCCTAA
- a CDS encoding RelA/SpoT family protein gives MDIQDRLVKNGVTEGLEKVHKAYVYAAQKHRGQLRQSGEPYLSHPLNVAYILAEMNMDLDTVIGGLLHDTLEDTDASYDELEELFGDDVAFMVNGVTKIGQIEFKSKEEKQAENFRKMLISMSKDVRVILIKLADRLHNMRTLDHLREEKKVRIAQETMDIYAPMAHRLGIAWIKWELEDRCFRAINPKMYYEIYEKVKFKRGEREQYLLEVMQKIIDELKNSGIEAEVTGRPKHFYSIYNKMVKKKASFEEIYDLLALRIIVESIPHCYGAMGIIHNLWKPIQSRFKDYIAMQKSNLYQSLHTTVVGPKGMAVEFQIRTREMHKVAEEGIAAHWKYKEGKVFDPQEDKTFRWLRSLLEQHDLKRPIDLVEALKEDVLPTQIYVFTPQGDVMELPVGSTPVDFAYSIHTDIGNMCSGAKVDGRMVPLKYRLRNGDRVTIQTSANHKPSRDWLNFVKTNRAKTRIRNYIRKEERDRAIEQGTDLLEREFKHNGLDYREVFNKDANVKKVMEKFGLKEAEDIYVGVGFGRVSPKQIVHVFVDEEKERHTDEDAESLVREPKKRTEEPFIIDGIDDVLVKVAKCCNPLPGDDIVGYITRGRGIVVHRHDCPNIISGSINDERLTPVEWSREKIFRMPVSLKTVIADKPGMLFEIANVMRDMGINISNMQSSRLDDGFAKQDFIIEVKDKKELKTVVSKLHSLEGVQKVSTSQYEMAKNPS, from the coding sequence ATGGATATCCAGGACCGCCTCGTCAAGAATGGCGTCACGGAGGGACTGGAGAAAGTACATAAAGCTTACGTATACGCCGCCCAGAAACACCGGGGTCAGCTCCGTCAGAGCGGCGAACCTTACCTTTCACACCCTCTCAATGTGGCCTATATCCTCGCAGAGATGAATATGGATCTGGACACCGTTATCGGCGGTCTTCTCCACGATACCCTCGAGGATACCGATGCCAGCTATGATGAGCTTGAGGAGCTTTTCGGTGATGATGTCGCCTTTATGGTGAACGGCGTCACAAAGATAGGCCAGATAGAGTTTAAATCCAAGGAAGAGAAGCAGGCGGAGAACTTCCGCAAGATGCTTATCTCCATGTCCAAGGATGTGCGGGTTATCCTCATAAAGCTTGCTGACAGGCTCCACAACATGCGTACCCTCGATCATCTCCGGGAGGAGAAGAAGGTCCGCATAGCCCAGGAGACTATGGATATATACGCACCTATGGCGCACCGCCTCGGTATTGCATGGATAAAGTGGGAGCTTGAGGACAGGTGTTTCCGTGCCATAAACCCCAAGATGTACTACGAGATCTACGAGAAGGTCAAGTTTAAGCGGGGTGAGCGGGAGCAGTATCTGCTCGAGGTTATGCAGAAGATTATCGATGAGCTTAAGAACAGCGGCATTGAGGCAGAGGTCACTGGCAGGCCGAAACATTTCTACAGTATCTACAATAAAATGGTAAAGAAGAAGGCGAGCTTTGAGGAGATATACGACCTCCTCGCCCTTCGGATTATTGTTGAATCGATACCCCACTGCTACGGCGCCATGGGAATAATCCATAACCTCTGGAAGCCTATACAGTCCAGGTTCAAGGACTATATCGCTATGCAGAAATCGAACCTTTACCAATCGCTCCATACAACGGTTGTTGGCCCTAAGGGTATGGCCGTTGAGTTCCAGATAAGAACCAGAGAAATGCACAAGGTGGCGGAGGAGGGGATCGCTGCCCACTGGAAGTATAAGGAGGGGAAAGTCTTTGACCCGCAGGAAGATAAAACCTTCCGCTGGCTCAGAAGCCTCCTCGAACAGCATGACCTTAAGCGTCCCATAGACCTTGTGGAGGCGCTGAAAGAGGATGTTCTTCCCACCCAGATATACGTCTTCACCCCTCAGGGTGATGTTATGGAGCTCCCCGTAGGTTCCACACCAGTGGATTTCGCCTACTCCATCCATACGGACATCGGAAATATGTGCAGCGGCGCCAAGGTGGACGGCCGGATGGTTCCCCTCAAGTACCGCCTGCGAAACGGCGACAGGGTAACCATACAGACCAGCGCAAACCATAAGCCCAGCCGTGACTGGCTGAACTTCGTTAAGACAAACAGGGCGAAGACAAGAATTCGCAACTATATACGTAAAGAGGAGCGTGACAGAGCCATCGAGCAGGGCACAGATCTCCTTGAGCGAGAGTTTAAGCATAACGGACTGGATTATCGTGAGGTGTTTAACAAGGATGCCAACGTTAAGAAGGTTATGGAGAAGTTCGGTCTGAAAGAGGCTGAGGATATATATGTCGGCGTCGGCTTCGGCCGTGTTTCCCCTAAGCAGATAGTCCATGTTTTTGTGGATGAGGAGAAGGAGAGGCACACCGATGAGGATGCAGAAAGCCTCGTTCGGGAGCCGAAGAAACGCACCGAAGAGCCCTTCATAATAGACGGTATAGACGATGTGCTGGTTAAGGTGGCCAAATGCTGTAACCCTCTGCCCGGGGATGATATCGTCGGCTATATAACACGGGGGAGGGGTATCGTTGTGCACAGGCACGACTGCCCGAACATAATAAGCGGTTCCATCAACGATGAGCGGCTGACCCCTGTGGAATGGAGCAGGGAGAAGATATTCCGTATGCCTGTAAGCCTTAAAACAGTTATAGCGGATAAGCCCGGCATGCTCTTTGAGATTGCCAACGTTATGCGTGATATGGGTATAAATATATCTAACATGCAGTCCAGCAGGCTGGATGACGGCTTTGCAAAGCAGGATTTTATCATAGAGGTAAAGGACAAGAAGGAGCTCAAGACTGTTGTGAGCAAGCTGCACAGCCTTGAAGGGGTGCAGAAGGTCTCCACAAGCCAGTACGAGATGGCTAAGAATCCTTCATAG
- the recJ gene encoding single-stranded-DNA-specific exonuclease RecJ, which translates to MKTDKVETYRSIKFRWRYESIVNPAFEGISELFSIPASLAEVFSKKKLSEEEQVNCFLDTPLRDLLNPFQMKDMDKAVKRIGVALEKNERICIYGDYDVDGVTSVSLLYLFLREVGAAVDYYIPNRLEEGYGLNLEAIDEIRSRGTSLIITVDCGINAVEQVEKATEMGIDVIVTDHHQPAEVLPDKAVAVVNPMQEDCPYPFKELAGVGVAFKLVMGLRYHLRENASYKGDLPNIKQYLDLVTLGTVADVVPILGENRIFVRHGLKILSEKDTRPGIYELKRVTGLEGSRIGTVQVGFALAPRINAVGRMGSSDKGLKLLITENRDEARYLARELDQENRFRQTIEKEIITESYDRIEKDKLHEKYKGLVLYSDEWHQGVIGIVASRIVEKFHKPTIIITAENGVGKGSARSIPAFHLYEGLKMLEDLLITFGGHKYAAGLKVDMDNISALQERFNEAVESTLTDEDFIPELTIDTFLRPDDINRELMEWLERMQPFGAGNKEPVFCMVGMRKTQNFSYVGKEKNHLKGYLEREGRTFDVIGYNMKEYEELVETGEYFDIVFSPVLNGYYGGRYIQLNLKDMRLSDRE; encoded by the coding sequence TTGAAAACCGATAAGGTCGAAACTTACCGAAGTATTAAATTTAGATGGAGATATGAAAGTATCGTCAATCCTGCATTTGAGGGTATTTCAGAATTATTTTCCATCCCTGCAAGCCTTGCGGAGGTCTTCTCCAAAAAGAAGCTCTCCGAAGAGGAACAGGTAAACTGTTTTCTCGACACCCCCCTTCGTGATCTGCTTAACCCCTTTCAAATGAAGGATATGGATAAGGCTGTAAAGCGTATTGGTGTAGCCCTGGAGAAAAACGAACGTATCTGCATCTACGGCGATTACGACGTGGACGGAGTTACCTCCGTTTCTCTCCTTTATCTCTTCCTGCGTGAAGTCGGCGCAGCCGTGGACTATTACATCCCGAACCGTCTGGAGGAGGGATACGGCCTCAACCTTGAGGCGATCGATGAGATCCGCTCCCGTGGAACATCGCTTATCATCACTGTGGACTGCGGCATAAACGCCGTGGAGCAGGTGGAAAAAGCCACCGAGATGGGGATAGACGTAATCGTCACAGACCATCACCAGCCGGCGGAGGTTCTGCCGGATAAGGCTGTGGCGGTGGTTAACCCGATGCAGGAAGACTGCCCGTATCCCTTTAAGGAGCTTGCCGGGGTCGGTGTAGCCTTCAAGCTTGTTATGGGGCTTCGCTACCATCTGCGTGAGAACGCTTCCTACAAAGGGGATCTCCCCAATATCAAGCAGTATCTGGATCTTGTGACCCTTGGAACCGTTGCCGATGTTGTCCCAATACTGGGTGAGAACAGGATCTTTGTGCGCCACGGTCTCAAGATTCTCTCGGAGAAGGATACGAGACCGGGTATATATGAGCTCAAGCGTGTAACAGGGCTCGAGGGCTCCCGCATCGGAACCGTTCAGGTGGGCTTCGCCCTTGCTCCGCGAATAAATGCTGTGGGGAGAATGGGTAGCTCGGATAAGGGGCTTAAACTTCTCATAACCGAAAACAGGGATGAGGCGAGGTATCTTGCCAGAGAGCTGGATCAGGAGAACCGCTTCCGCCAGACCATAGAGAAAGAGATAATCACCGAATCCTATGACCGGATCGAAAAGGATAAGCTCCATGAGAAGTATAAGGGGCTTGTGCTCTATTCCGATGAATGGCATCAGGGCGTTATCGGTATCGTGGCCTCCCGCATAGTTGAGAAGTTCCATAAACCCACCATAATAATCACTGCGGAGAATGGTGTAGGCAAGGGCTCTGCAAGGAGCATCCCCGCCTTCCATCTTTACGAAGGGCTTAAAATGCTGGAGGATCTTCTCATAACCTTCGGCGGACACAAATACGCCGCCGGACTTAAGGTGGATATGGACAATATCTCCGCCCTTCAAGAGCGTTTTAACGAGGCTGTGGAATCAACCCTTACCGATGAGGACTTTATCCCCGAATTAACCATAGACACCTTCCTTCGTCCGGACGATATTAACAGGGAGCTCATGGAGTGGCTGGAGAGGATGCAGCCCTTCGGGGCGGGTAATAAGGAGCCCGTTTTCTGCATGGTAGGCATGCGGAAAACCCAGAACTTCTCCTATGTCGGGAAGGAAAAGAACCATCTTAAGGGTTATCTTGAAAGGGAAGGGCGCACATTTGATGTTATAGGTTATAATATGAAGGAATACGAGGAGCTGGTGGAAACCGGCGAGTATTTCGATATTGTCTTCTCCCCCGTTCTGAACGGTTATTACGGAGGACGCTATATACAGCTGAACCTGAAGGATATGCGGCTGTCGGATAGAGAATGA
- a CDS encoding AEC family transporter produces MIKIILIVLPIFIVLLVGSFLRRGGLIDEQFIKTSNRLIFNVCLPVLLFYKISQADIGSVLDWRTISIIVVSILLMFILSFISGKALGFDKKVLGTFAMNNFRANYAYMGLPVSFYAYGDQGLMYASVLMAIIVPYVNFMSVIALSISSPGGEKRSFVPFIKNTLLNPLAIACVAGLVVAALNIGIPDFINRTLDIISGVTLPLALFCVGASISFAALKGDIAPTGASLVMKLIGLPLIAFIILKIWGIDLDVGTKTMVIMLAAPSATVNYVLAATMDGSPSAASSTIVATTTFSIFTFVFWLNLLGL; encoded by the coding sequence ATGATTAAGATAATACTCATTGTCCTGCCGATATTTATCGTACTGCTGGTGGGGAGCTTCCTGAGAAGGGGGGGGCTCATAGATGAACAGTTCATCAAAACTTCGAACCGCCTTATTTTCAATGTCTGCCTCCCGGTGCTCCTCTTCTACAAGATATCCCAGGCGGATATCGGCAGCGTTCTGGACTGGCGGACAATAAGCATTATCGTTGTGTCGATCCTGCTGATGTTCATCCTCAGCTTCATATCCGGCAAGGCACTGGGGTTTGACAAAAAAGTTCTTGGAACCTTCGCAATGAACAACTTCCGGGCAAACTACGCATATATGGGCCTGCCGGTCAGCTTCTATGCCTACGGCGATCAGGGACTTATGTATGCCAGCGTTCTCATGGCAATCATCGTACCCTATGTTAACTTTATGTCTGTAATCGCCCTGAGCATTAGCTCACCCGGCGGTGAAAAAAGGAGCTTCGTCCCTTTCATAAAGAACACACTGCTCAACCCCCTCGCCATAGCCTGTGTGGCAGGTTTAGTAGTGGCGGCTCTCAACATCGGGATACCCGATTTCATAAACCGAACACTCGATATAATAAGCGGAGTAACCCTCCCCCTTGCCCTCTTCTGTGTGGGAGCAAGCATAAGTTTCGCCGCTCTAAAAGGTGATATAGCACCAACGGGGGCATCGCTTGTTATGAAGCTGATCGGCCTGCCACTTATCGCTTTTATCATCCTTAAAATATGGGGGATCGATCTGGATGTGGGCACAAAGACTATGGTCATAATGCTCGCCGCACCCTCAGCCACCGTGAACTATGTACTCGCCGCCACCATGGACGGAAGCCCCTCAGCCGCCAGCAGTACCATCGTCGCAACAACGACATTCAGCATATTCACCTTCGTTTTCTGGCTTAACCTTCTCGGCCTCTGA
- a CDS encoding DUF167 domain-containing protein, with translation MRISIYVQPGSKKNGYVGEFDGVPKIKIAAPPVEGAANKAVIKYVSKTLGLSKSSVSIVSGAMSRYKTIEIEADMKPEEVLSILRGREG, from the coding sequence ATGAGAATCTCAATCTATGTCCAGCCCGGTTCAAAAAAGAATGGATACGTCGGAGAGTTCGACGGAGTACCGAAGATTAAGATAGCTGCTCCCCCTGTGGAGGGTGCTGCGAATAAGGCCGTTATTAAATATGTATCCAAAACCCTTGGTTTGTCGAAATCCTCGGTGAGTATCGTTTCCGGTGCGATGTCCAGATATAAAACCATTGAAATAGAAGCAGATATGAAGCCCGAAGAGGTGCTTTCAATCCTCAGAGGCCGAGAAGGTTAA
- the argC gene encoding N-acetyl-gamma-glutamyl-phosphate reductase gives MKVSVIGATGYTGFELVKILRRHPGFEIADLTSDSSAGETYSSIYPSLRGVVDNKLVPNDFSAVANRCDAVFLCLPHAASQEAANFFHSSGKKVVDLSADFRVRDKETYETTYGVEHKYPELLEKAVYGIPEIYTEELKSADMIANPGCYPTSVITPLFPLLKKGLVQKDFIIADSKSGVSGAGKKPSSKTHFCEVDEDFKPYGVFSHRHNPEINHILSRASEDTEVTFTPHLLPVIRGIETTIYLKSEVNEERLRECIKEYYSGRAFVRFIEDGSAPSLAGIKDTNFIDIALFKKGDMVIIVSCLDNLIKGASGMAVQNLNIAAGLEETAGLI, from the coding sequence ATGAAAGTATCGGTTATCGGAGCGACAGGCTACACAGGATTCGAACTGGTTAAGATCCTTCGCCGTCACCCCGGTTTCGAGATCGCCGATCTCACAAGCGACAGCAGTGCAGGGGAGACATACTCCTCAATCTACCCATCCCTGAGGGGCGTTGTGGATAATAAACTGGTCCCTAACGATTTCTCCGCTGTGGCAAACCGATGCGATGCAGTATTCCTCTGCCTCCCCCATGCCGCCTCACAGGAGGCCGCAAACTTCTTCCACTCCAGCGGTAAGAAGGTTGTGGATCTCAGTGCGGACTTCCGTGTCAGGGACAAAGAGACCTACGAAACAACCTACGGTGTTGAGCACAAATACCCTGAGCTACTCGAAAAGGCCGTTTACGGCATACCGGAGATCTACACCGAAGAGCTGAAATCAGCCGATATGATAGCAAACCCCGGATGCTACCCCACATCGGTGATAACACCCCTCTTCCCCCTCCTCAAGAAAGGGCTGGTTCAGAAGGATTTCATCATTGCGGACAGTAAGTCCGGCGTTTCCGGTGCGGGTAAGAAGCCTTCCTCAAAGACCCATTTCTGTGAGGTAGATGAGGATTTTAAGCCCTACGGTGTCTTCTCCCACAGGCACAATCCTGAGATAAACCATATCCTCTCAAGGGCTTCGGAAGATACCGAGGTAACCTTCACCCCCCATCTTTTACCAGTAATTAGAGGTATCGAAACCACCATCTACCTCAAGTCCGAGGTAAATGAGGAGCGGCTCAGGGAGTGCATAAAGGAATACTACAGCGGCAGAGCCTTCGTCCGCTTCATTGAGGACGGTTCCGCACCCTCCCTTGCCGGCATAAAGGATACGAACTTCATAGATATCGCCCTCTTCAAGAAGGGTGACATGGTCATTATTGTCAGCTGTCTCGATAACCTTATTAAAGGTGCGAGCGGCATGGCTGTACAGAACCTTAATATAGCGGCGGGTCTGGAAGAAACCGCCGGACTGATATAG
- the argJ gene encoding bifunctional glutamate N-acetyltransferase/amino-acid acetyltransferase ArgJ, whose translation MEHIKGAGVCTPLGFTASAVSADIKGNGKNRNDFTLLYSEVPFRASAIFTKNRFKAAPLLYCQEVMGKGKEYYGIAVNSGNANACTGEAGLEDCRTIAAALEAEIGVPYGSILLNSTGVIGVPLPVDRMVEKTGELVDELDSSQSDLFAEAIMTTDSVSKEYSVLVETDNGAYVVAGAAKGAGMIAPGMATMLAFITTDAMVNQDLLDESIKEAAEDSFNSITVDGDMSTNDSVYLFSNGMSGIIPNRDEFKAAVLRVCLELAKMIVRDGEGATKLCEVNVKGAKSPEDAEILSFALANSPLFKTMLHGEDPNWGRIMATIGASRVNCEQGEVDIYFEDLKYVEGGLLINPELESKAAEIMKQDELTITIDLNAGSDARKVYTCDLTREYIAINADYRS comes from the coding sequence ATGGAACATATAAAAGGCGCAGGCGTATGTACGCCCCTCGGCTTCACAGCCTCAGCGGTATCCGCTGATATCAAAGGAAACGGTAAAAACAGGAACGACTTCACCCTGCTGTACTCCGAGGTTCCGTTCAGAGCATCCGCCATATTCACAAAAAACAGGTTCAAGGCCGCTCCCCTCCTCTACTGCCAGGAAGTTATGGGCAAGGGGAAGGAATACTACGGCATTGCGGTTAACAGCGGCAACGCAAACGCATGTACAGGTGAAGCGGGTCTTGAGGACTGCAGGACCATAGCCGCCGCCCTTGAGGCTGAAATAGGCGTTCCCTACGGAAGCATTCTCCTCAACTCCACGGGTGTTATCGGCGTTCCGCTCCCCGTCGACAGGATGGTCGAAAAGACCGGCGAGCTTGTGGATGAACTGGATTCTTCCCAGTCCGACCTGTTCGCCGAAGCTATCATGACCACAGATTCCGTAAGCAAGGAATACTCTGTCCTGGTGGAAACGGATAACGGAGCATACGTCGTAGCCGGAGCCGCCAAGGGCGCAGGCATGATCGCACCCGGCATGGCAACAATGCTGGCATTCATAACCACCGATGCCATGGTTAATCAGGATCTCCTGGATGAGTCTATCAAGGAAGCGGCCGAGGATTCCTTCAACTCCATCACCGTTGACGGCGATATGAGCACGAACGATTCTGTCTACCTCTTCTCCAACGGCATGAGCGGAATCATCCCTAATAGGGACGAGTTCAAAGCCGCCGTGCTAAGGGTTTGTCTCGAACTGGCAAAGATGATCGTACGTGACGGCGAAGGTGCAACAAAGCTCTGCGAGGTTAATGTTAAGGGAGCAAAAAGCCCGGAGGATGCAGAGATACTGTCCTTCGCCCTTGCCAATTCACCCCTCTTCAAAACAATGCTCCACGGTGAAGACCCGAACTGGGGAAGAATCATGGCCACCATCGGCGCAAGCCGTGTTAACTGCGAGCAGGGTGAAGTGGATATTTACTTCGAGGACCTCAAATACGTCGAAGGTGGACTGCTTATCAACCCTGAACTCGAATCAAAAGCGGCAGAGATTATGAAGCAGGACGAACTTACGATAACCATTGACCTCAATGCAGGCTCCGACGCCCGCAAGGTGTACACCTGCGACCTCACAAGGGAGTATATCGCCATAAATGCCGATTACCGCAGTTAA